One region of Wyeomyia smithii strain HCP4-BCI-WySm-NY-G18 chromosome 3, ASM2978416v1, whole genome shotgun sequence genomic DNA includes:
- the LOC129728724 gene encoding probable serine/threonine-protein kinase clkA, with translation NNNNNSNNNNNNNNNNNNNNNNNNNNNNNNNNNNNNNNNNNNNNNNNNNNNNNNNNNNNNNNNNNNNNNNNNNNNNNNNNNNNNNNNNNNNNNNNNNNNNNNNNNNNNNNNNNNNNNNNNNNNNNNHNNHNNNNNNNNNKNNNNNNNNNNNNNNNNNNNNNNNNNNNNNNNNNNNNNNNNNNNNNNNNNNNNNNNNNNNNNNNNNNNNNNNNNNNNNNNNNNNNNNNNNNNNNNNNNNNNNNNNNNNNNNNNNNNNNNNNNNNNNNNNNTVPMMNSVAIKRNAFQKPRYVTMNVIVMMVQMNLTASSQVGRLKISTDLTSHYKAVTEILKLGLDKLRAVVNNLRETNDIA, from the exons aataataataataatagtaataataataataataataataataataataataataataataataataataataataataataataataataataataataataataataataataataataataataataataataataataataataataataataataataataataataataataataataataataataataataataataataataataataataataataataataataataataataataataataataataataataataataataataataataataataataataataataataataataataataataataataataataataataataataataataataataataataataataataataataatcataataatcataataataataataataataataataataaaaataataataataataataataataataataataataataataataataataataataataataataataataataataataataataataataataataataataataataataataataataataataataataataataataataataataataataataataataataataataataataataataataataataataataataataataataataataataataataataataataataataataataataataataataataataataataataataataataataataataataataataataataataataataataataataataataataataataataataataataataataataataataataataataataat ACTGTACCAATGATGAATTCAGTTGCGATCAAGAGAAATGCATTCCAAAAACCAAGATATGTGACAATGAACGTGATTGTGATGATGGTTCAGATGAACTTGACTGCGTCATCCCAAGTTGGCCGGTTGAAG ATTTCCACAGACCTGACATCACACTAtaaggccgtgactgaaattttaAAGCTCGGCCTGGACAAGCTCCGTGCCGTGGTCAATAACCTTAGAGAgaccaacgatatagcttga
- the LOC129728014 gene encoding probable serine/threonine-protein kinase clkA, translating to NNNNNNNNNNNNNNNNNNNNNNNNNNNNNNNNNNNNNNNNNNNNNNNNNNNNNNNNNNNNNNNNNNNNNNNNNNNNNNNNNNNNNNNNNNNNNNNNNNNNNNNNNNNNNNNNNNNNNNNNNNNNNNNNNNNNNNNKNNNNNNNNNNNNVNNNNNNNNNNNNNNNNNNNNNNNININNNNNNNNNKNNNNNNNNNNIYNNNNNNNNNNNNNNNNNNNNNNNNNININNNNNNNNNNNKNYNNNNNNNNNNNNNNNNNNNNNNNNNNNNNNNNNINNNNNTNNNNNNNNNNNNNNNNNNNNN from the exons aataataataataataataataataataataataataataataataataataataataataataataataataataataataataataataataataataataataataataataataataataataataataataataataataataataataataataataataataataataataataataataataataataataataataataataataataataataataataataataataataataataataataataataataataataataataataataataataataataataataataataataataataataataataataataataataataataataataataataataataataataataataataataataataataataacaataataataataataaaaataataataataataataataataataataataatgttaataataataataataataataataataataataataataataataataataataataataataataatattaatattaataataataataataataataataataaaaataataataataataataataataataatatttataataataataataataataataataataataataataataataataataataataataataataataataataatattaatattaataataataataataataataataataataataaaaattataataataataataataataa taataataataataataataataataataataataataataataataataataataataataataataataataataatattaataataataataatacaaataataataataataataataataataataataataataataataataataataataataat
- the LOC129728016 gene encoding myb-like protein D: protein NNNNNNNNNNNNSNHNNNNNNNNNNNNNNNNNNNNNNNNNNNNNNINNNNNNNNNNNNNSNNNYNNYNNNNNDNNNNNNNNNNNYYNNNNNNNNNNNNNNSNNNNNNNNNNNNNNHQNNINNNNNNNNNNNNNNNNNNNNNNNNNNNNNNNNNNNNNNNNNNNN, encoded by the coding sequence aataataataataataataataataataataataatagtaatcataataataataataataataataataataataataataataataataataataataataataataataataataataataataataataatattaataataataataataataataataataataataataatagtaataataattataataattataataataataataatgataataataataataataacaataataacaataattattataataataataataataataataataataataataataataatagtaataataataataataataataataataataataataataatcatcaaaataacattaataataataataataataataataataataataataataataataataataataataataataataataataataataataataataataataataataataataataataataataataataataataat